In one window of candidate division KSB1 bacterium DNA:
- the trpE gene encoding anthranilate synthase component I, with product MVEGIHPDYDTFARLRDQGLFVPVARRILADTETPVSAYLKIRRGSDMTFLLESVEGGSHVGRYSFLGARPFLVFRSWGDQIEVDGCFRYARKGDPISELRRLLGQFRAARVANLPRLVGGAVGFVAYEAVRLWERVPFRKPRVVPDMFWMFFDQVVAFDNVRREMLILTLAPARNSSREAYREALERIAETERLLLRPVDPLPAAGKPHFRPDPNVSRDQFLRMVERAKEYIFAGEAIQIVLSQRFQGEVSVTGLDLYRRLRTLNPSPYLFHLQMGDRELVGSSPEMLVRVEGRRVETRPIAGTRPRGRSPEEDKALEAELLRDEKERAEHLMLVDLGRNDLGRVCRYGSVCVPQFMTVERYSHVMHLVSSVEGELLPDKDALEALKACFPAGTVSGAPKVRAMEIIDELEPEARGVYAGGIGYLDFSGNMDTCIAIRTIALSGGVASVQVGAGIVADSDPEKEYEETCNKARALILAIQQAEKTA from the coding sequence ATGGTGGAAGGCATACATCCGGACTACGACACATTTGCCCGTCTTCGCGACCAGGGTCTCTTCGTGCCCGTGGCCCGCCGGATTCTGGCGGACACCGAAACCCCTGTGTCTGCCTACCTCAAGATCCGACGCGGCTCGGACATGACGTTTCTCCTGGAGAGCGTCGAAGGGGGGAGCCACGTGGGACGGTACTCCTTCTTGGGTGCGCGACCTTTTCTCGTCTTTCGGAGCTGGGGTGACCAGATCGAAGTAGACGGATGCTTCCGGTACGCGCGGAAGGGGGATCCCATCTCCGAGCTGCGGAGACTCCTCGGTCAATTCAGAGCTGCACGGGTCGCGAATCTTCCGCGACTGGTCGGTGGCGCCGTCGGATTTGTCGCCTACGAGGCCGTGCGGCTGTGGGAGAGAGTGCCGTTTCGTAAGCCGCGGGTGGTCCCGGATATGTTCTGGATGTTCTTCGATCAGGTCGTGGCTTTCGACAACGTCCGGCGGGAGATGCTCATCTTGACTCTGGCTCCTGCGCGCAATTCTTCTCGCGAGGCCTATCGCGAGGCTCTGGAGAGAATCGCGGAGACAGAGCGCTTGCTGTTGCGACCGGTAGACCCGCTCCCGGCCGCGGGCAAGCCTCATTTTCGACCGGACCCCAACGTCTCTCGAGATCAGTTCCTACGCATGGTCGAGCGAGCCAAGGAGTACATCTTCGCCGGAGAAGCCATTCAGATTGTCCTTTCGCAGCGATTTCAAGGGGAGGTGAGCGTCACGGGACTTGACCTCTACCGTCGCTTGCGGACCCTCAACCCGTCGCCGTACCTATTCCACCTGCAGATGGGAGATCGGGAGTTGGTTGGATCTTCACCGGAGATGCTGGTACGGGTGGAAGGGAGGCGCGTGGAAACGCGGCCCATCGCCGGAACGCGACCCCGAGGGAGATCGCCGGAAGAGGACAAGGCGCTGGAAGCCGAGCTCCTGCGGGACGAGAAGGAAAGAGCGGAGCACCTCATGCTGGTGGACCTTGGACGGAACGACCTGGGCCGGGTGTGCCGTTACGGCAGCGTCTGCGTTCCCCAATTCATGACCGTCGAGCGGTATTCCCACGTGATGCACCTGGTCTCTTCCGTCGAGGGGGAGCTGCTGCCGGACAAGGATGCCTTAGAAGCCTTGAAGGCCTGCTTTCCCGCCGGGACTGTCTCGGGCGCCCCAAAGGTGCGGGCCATGGAAATTATCGACGAGCTCGAGCCAGAAGCGCGTGGCGTCTACGCGGGAGGTATCGGCTATTTGGATTTCTCGGGCAACATGGACACCTGTATCGCTATCCGGACCATCGCTCTGTCTGGGGGCGTCGCTTCGGTGCAGGTGGGAGCGGGAATCGTGGCGGATTCGGATCCCGAAAAGGAATACGAGGAAACGTGCAACAAAGCGCGGGCCTTGATCTTGGCGATACAGCAGGCGGAAAAAACGGCGTAG
- a CDS encoding arsenate reductase ArsC: MPEDRKRVLILCTGNSCRSQMAEAFLRQMRPTWEVYSAGTQPAAQVHPSAVAAMREAGIDISQARPKSVDEFLNQSFDYVITVCDQARESCPVFFGEVKESFHFGFEDPAAAVGTAEEVMAVFRKVRDQIRQAFERFVQTVDPADLEDA, from the coding sequence ATGCCGGAAGACCGCAAGAGAGTGTTGATCCTCTGCACGGGCAACTCGTGTCGCTCCCAGATGGCAGAAGCCTTCCTGCGGCAGATGCGCCCAACCTGGGAAGTCTACTCCGCCGGGACCCAACCTGCTGCCCAGGTGCATCCCAGCGCGGTAGCAGCGATGCGCGAAGCGGGGATCGATATCAGCCAGGCAAGACCGAAATCCGTGGACGAGTTTCTGAATCAGTCGTTCGATTACGTCATTACCGTTTGCGACCAGGCTCGCGAAAGCTGCCCTGTCTTCTTCGGCGAGGTCAAAGAGTCGTTCCATTTCGGGTTTGAGGATCCCGCCGCAGCTGTCGGCACCGCGGAAGAAGTGATGGCCGTCTTTCGCAAGGTCCGAGACCAGATCCGGCAGGCCTTCGAGCGCTTCGTTCAGACGGTAGACCCCGCTGATCTCGAGGACGCGTAG
- the radC gene encoding DNA repair protein RadC, with the protein MSYVRRITEWPESERPRERLLRLGAESLSDAELLAIILRTGGREGSAIDLARHLLTQAGGFRGLDRMSAEELCRIPNVGTAKAAQIKAALEIGKRFRLEQREEGERVHCSDDVYHLVGPMMRDLPREEFRVLFLTQRNQVIANKVLFEGSLTESIASPREILREALNLSAASLILIHNHPSGDPTPSEEDRRVTQRIRAACETMGVQLLDHIIVGRNSYFSFADRALL; encoded by the coding sequence ATGAGCTACGTTCGGCGTATTACCGAGTGGCCCGAGAGCGAGCGTCCACGCGAAAGGCTCCTCAGGCTGGGCGCAGAATCCCTCTCGGACGCGGAGCTTCTGGCGATCATCCTCCGCACCGGTGGCCGCGAAGGAAGTGCCATCGACCTGGCCCGGCACCTATTGACCCAGGCTGGCGGATTCCGCGGCTTGGATCGTATGTCGGCGGAGGAGCTCTGCCGGATTCCGAATGTCGGCACCGCGAAGGCTGCCCAGATCAAGGCGGCTTTGGAAATCGGCAAACGATTCCGACTGGAACAAAGGGAGGAAGGAGAGCGCGTCCATTGCAGCGACGACGTCTACCATCTGGTCGGACCCATGATGCGCGACCTGCCGCGAGAGGAATTCCGCGTCCTCTTCCTCACGCAACGCAATCAGGTGATCGCCAACAAGGTGCTCTTCGAGGGCTCTCTGACCGAGAGCATCGCCAGCCCAAGGGAAATCCTCCGCGAGGCCCTCAATCTCTCTGCGGCCTCTTTGATCCTGATCCACAACCATCCGAGCGGCGATCCCACCCCCTCGGAAGAGGATCGCCGGGTCACCCAGCGCATTCGCGCTGCCTGCGAGACCATGGGTGTCCAACTCCTGGACCACATCATCGTGGGCCGGAACAGCTACTTCAGTTTCGCCGATCGTGCTCTGCTGTGA
- a CDS encoding sugar ABC transporter ATP-binding protein, producing MSKDPSVGNGSPPAAIPSRRVILELEGISKAFPGVQALRDVRFELREGEVHVLLGENGAGKSTLMKIVTGALPKDAGEIRLDGRKVEIRNPQQALALGISMVYQEFNLAPHLSVAENIWLGREPLRDRWLGLVDRRRMREEASAILRRLHLPVHPDTPVSHLTVSQAQLVEIAKSLSARARILILDEPTAALTEAEIDELFRIIRELKAEGVSFVYISHRLEEIPRIGDRVTVLRDGEYVATVPATTDPAELIRLMVGRKLDQFYPKVPSRPGPVRLEVEGLCRSGVLHDVHLQIRAGEVVGLAGLIGAGRTELARAIFGADPVDHMRVRVDGAEVAIRSPADAIRAGIAYLSEDRKSLSLALTRSVAENISLASLDRFCTGPFVRAEAERRAVQEFVERLRIRTPSLNQQVQYLSGGNQQKVVLARWLLREAKVLLFDEPTRGVDVGAKAEIFELIGRLAQKGAAILLISSYLPELLGVCDRILVMHRGRIVGELSRAEATQEKILTLAALGSASAG from the coding sequence ATGTCGAAAGATCCCAGTGTCGGTAACGGATCGCCTCCTGCGGCTATTCCCTCCCGACGCGTGATTCTGGAGCTGGAGGGCATCAGCAAAGCGTTTCCTGGGGTGCAGGCCCTGCGGGACGTGCGCTTCGAACTCCGGGAGGGGGAAGTTCACGTGCTCCTGGGGGAGAACGGGGCCGGCAAATCCACCCTGATGAAGATCGTAACGGGCGCCCTCCCGAAAGATGCCGGGGAAATCCGGCTGGACGGGAGGAAGGTCGAAATCCGCAATCCTCAGCAGGCCCTCGCCCTCGGCATCAGTATGGTCTACCAGGAGTTCAACCTGGCCCCTCACCTCTCCGTGGCGGAGAACATCTGGCTGGGACGGGAACCCCTCCGGGATCGCTGGCTGGGCCTGGTGGATCGGCGCCGGATGCGGGAGGAGGCAAGCGCCATTCTCAGGCGACTCCACCTCCCGGTCCACCCGGACACACCGGTCTCTCACCTCACCGTCAGTCAGGCCCAGTTGGTGGAGATCGCCAAGTCTCTTTCGGCTCGCGCTCGCATCCTGATCCTGGACGAGCCGACGGCGGCCCTTACGGAGGCGGAGATCGACGAGCTTTTCCGCATCATCCGGGAGCTGAAGGCGGAGGGGGTTTCCTTCGTCTACATCTCCCACAGACTCGAGGAGATCCCGCGCATCGGTGACCGCGTCACCGTGCTGCGAGACGGCGAGTACGTAGCGACCGTACCCGCCACCACGGACCCCGCAGAACTGATCCGCCTGATGGTGGGCCGCAAGCTGGACCAGTTCTACCCCAAGGTACCCTCGCGACCTGGCCCAGTCCGCTTGGAGGTGGAGGGGCTCTGCCGGAGCGGCGTCCTTCACGACGTTCACCTCCAGATCCGCGCCGGGGAGGTGGTTGGACTGGCCGGATTGATTGGGGCGGGAAGAACGGAGCTTGCGCGGGCCATCTTTGGCGCGGATCCTGTGGACCATATGCGGGTCCGCGTGGATGGAGCCGAAGTGGCCATCCGATCTCCGGCCGATGCCATCCGGGCGGGCATTGCCTATCTCTCGGAAGATCGAAAGTCTCTGAGCCTGGCTTTGACGCGGAGTGTTGCGGAGAATATCAGCCTTGCCTCACTCGATCGCTTCTGCACCGGCCCCTTCGTCCGCGCGGAGGCCGAGAGGAGGGCTGTGCAGGAGTTTGTCGAGCGGCTGCGCATCCGTACGCCGAGCCTCAACCAGCAGGTTCAGTACCTGAGCGGCGGGAACCAGCAGAAGGTGGTCCTTGCCCGCTGGCTCCTCCGGGAGGCCAAAGTGCTTCTGTTCGACGAGCCCACGCGCGGCGTGGATGTAGGGGCCAAGGCGGAGATCTTTGAGCTGATCGGGCGCCTGGCGCAGAAGGGCGCGGCCATCCTGCTCATCTCCTCCTATCTGCCGGAACTGCTGGGGGTCTGTGATCGCATTCTGGTGATGCATCGCGGCCGTATCGTAGGCGAGCTGTCGCGCGCCGAGGCCACACAGGAGAAGATCCTCACTCTGGCAGCGCTGGGTAGTGCATCAGCCGGGTAG
- a CDS encoding ABC transporter permease: MVRRTGKPSPEGRRVWVTAGVVRRVAPYASLLAMAIVLSLLSPHFLTLENLFAIGVQMAVIAIMAIGQILIIISAGIDLSVGSVMALAGVICTMLVVSGVPIGLGILAGTLVGGVCGLVNGSLIAYGFLPPFIATLGMMGIARGAALLLTGGVPIFGLPPGFNFLGGGRILFGLPVPVAILIALALAGHFVLTRTRFGRYVFAIGSNAEAARLSGINVRATLTRIYTYAGLLYGFAGVLMASRLSTGQPTAGTGYELDVIAACVIGGASLSGGEGTVLGAIMGALIMGVLRNGCNLLDISAFWQQIAIGVIIVAAVFSDQYRKHKLGRFG, translated from the coding sequence ATGGTCCGGAGGACGGGCAAACCATCGCCCGAGGGGCGTCGCGTCTGGGTCACCGCAGGGGTCGTGCGTCGCGTGGCTCCGTACGCGAGCCTCCTCGCGATGGCGATCGTGCTGAGCTTGCTTTCTCCCCACTTCCTCACGCTGGAGAACCTCTTCGCCATCGGAGTCCAGATGGCGGTCATCGCCATCATGGCCATCGGCCAGATCCTGATCATCATTTCGGCCGGAATCGATCTTTCCGTTGGGTCGGTGATGGCCCTGGCCGGTGTGATCTGCACCATGCTTGTTGTCTCCGGTGTACCGATCGGGCTGGGAATCCTGGCTGGGACCCTGGTGGGAGGGGTCTGCGGATTGGTCAACGGATCGCTCATCGCCTACGGTTTCCTGCCGCCGTTCATCGCGACGCTGGGGATGATGGGCATCGCCCGGGGAGCCGCTTTGCTTCTGACCGGCGGCGTTCCCATCTTCGGTTTGCCCCCCGGCTTCAATTTCCTGGGAGGGGGTCGCATCCTATTCGGCCTGCCGGTGCCGGTCGCGATCCTGATCGCCTTAGCGTTGGCGGGGCATTTCGTGCTCACCCGCACGCGCTTCGGCCGGTACGTGTTCGCCATCGGCAGCAATGCCGAGGCCGCGCGCCTTTCCGGGATCAACGTGCGCGCCACCCTCACTCGCATCTACACCTACGCGGGTCTCCTGTACGGTTTCGCCGGGGTTCTGATGGCCTCACGGCTCAGTACAGGCCAGCCCACGGCCGGCACGGGCTACGAACTGGACGTCATCGCCGCGTGCGTCATTGGCGGCGCAAGCCTGAGCGGTGGCGAGGGCACGGTGTTGGGCGCCATCATGGGCGCCCTGATCATGGGGGTGCTGCGGAACGGCTGCAACTTGCTGGACATCTCAGCCTTCTGGCAGCAGATCGCCATCGGCGTGATCATCGTGGCCGCGGTTTTCTCCGACCAGTACCGGAAGCACAAACTGGGTCGCTTCGGCTGA
- a CDS encoding ABC transporter substrate-binding protein: MDRQRWPILVILALALLAPGCGRQARQKPRILVSPKGLTHSFWLTVKAGADSAAREFGAEIIWKGPSVETDVAGQIAILEDYINKKVDAIVMAACDEQGLVPVIEKAQAAGIPVITIDSGVRSEIPKSFVATDNVAAARKAADVLCDLIGDEGEVACIPFVPGAATSILREQGFKEGLANHPRVKLVAVQYSQSDVATGMAVTENILTAHPELDGIFAANEPGAIGAGQALISRGLVGKVKLVAFDAAPNEIQALEAGVIQALIVQDPFKMGYLGVKYALEVLQGKEIPRRVDTGVYVVTRENLNDPEIQRLLYPLGKS, translated from the coding sequence ATGGACAGACAGCGCTGGCCAATCCTGGTCATTCTGGCACTGGCGCTTCTGGCTCCTGGCTGCGGTCGACAGGCGCGCCAGAAACCCCGCATCCTGGTTAGTCCGAAGGGGCTTACTCACAGCTTCTGGCTTACGGTGAAGGCAGGCGCCGATTCGGCGGCGCGCGAGTTCGGGGCGGAGATCATCTGGAAAGGGCCGTCCGTGGAGACGGACGTCGCCGGCCAGATAGCGATTCTCGAAGACTACATCAACAAGAAGGTGGACGCCATTGTGATGGCGGCCTGCGACGAGCAGGGGCTTGTGCCGGTGATCGAAAAGGCTCAGGCTGCGGGAATCCCTGTGATTACCATCGACTCAGGGGTGCGATCAGAGATCCCCAAGTCGTTCGTCGCCACCGACAACGTGGCTGCGGCCCGCAAAGCCGCCGACGTTCTCTGCGACCTGATCGGCGACGAGGGGGAGGTGGCGTGCATCCCGTTCGTGCCGGGAGCCGCCACAAGCATTTTGCGGGAGCAGGGGTTCAAGGAGGGCCTGGCCAATCACCCCAGGGTCAAGTTGGTGGCCGTTCAATACTCCCAGAGCGATGTCGCTACCGGCATGGCGGTCACGGAGAACATCCTCACGGCGCACCCGGAGCTGGACGGCATTTTCGCCGCCAACGAGCCAGGGGCCATCGGCGCGGGACAGGCGCTTATCAGCCGGGGACTGGTAGGAAAGGTGAAACTCGTCGCCTTTGACGCCGCCCCCAACGAGATCCAAGCCCTGGAGGCCGGGGTCATCCAGGCCCTGATCGTGCAGGATCCCTTCAAGATGGGCTATCTGGGCGTCAAGTATGCCCTCGAGGTCCTTCAGGGCAAAGAGATCCCCCGTCGCGTGGACACGGGCGTCTACGTAGTGACCCGCGAGAACCTGAACGATCCCGAAATCCAGCGCCTTCTCTACCCTCTGGGCAAGAGCTGA